A genomic segment from Desulfurella amilsii encodes:
- the aroA gene encoding 3-phosphoshikimate 1-carboxyvinyltransferase codes for MDKVKTLRCASDKSISHRSAIFSSIAYGTNTIKNYLFAQDTLNTIKAFKKLGVEISIDNGIVSIKGNGKYLKEASDIIDLGNSGTGMRLISAVCAGQNFLSILTGDNSLKNRPMKRIIEPLAQMGATILSRKNFLAPLAIFGKNNLSGIQYNSNIASAQVKSACLIAGLYTDEKVEFSEPHLSRNHTEIMLKQFGVDLTIENRKITLGKNRELHGNFEIDVPADISSCAFVMVMCALKPNCEAIFFDCLVNPTRTGILKVFSDMGVNYEILNKKAMCGEEVADILVRYSPNLNPFYIDGEILPTLIDEIPALSILALFAGKPSILKDAKELRVKESDRIKSIVENLKKLGVSVEEYEDGFKIQPSKKLQKAYIETHFDHRIAMSFSILKALGYSLDLSETKSPNTSYPNFFEHLKYLGS; via the coding sequence ATGGATAAAGTAAAGACTCTAAGGTGTGCCTCAGATAAATCTATATCCCACAGAAGCGCTATTTTTTCAAGTATAGCCTACGGCACTAATACGATTAAAAATTACCTGTTTGCCCAAGATACGCTAAATACGATTAAAGCATTTAAAAAATTAGGTGTTGAGATAAGCATAGATAATGGCATAGTATCAATTAAAGGCAATGGTAAATACTTAAAAGAGGCTTCTGATATTATTGATTTGGGCAACTCTGGCACCGGCATGAGACTGATAAGCGCCGTGTGCGCTGGGCAAAACTTTTTAAGCATTTTAACAGGCGATAACTCACTAAAAAATAGGCCAATGAAGCGCATTATCGAACCATTAGCACAAATGGGCGCAACAATTTTATCAAGAAAAAATTTCCTTGCCCCCCTTGCAATTTTTGGTAAAAACAACCTAAGCGGCATCCAATATAATTCAAACATTGCATCGGCTCAGGTAAAATCTGCATGTTTGATTGCAGGTCTTTATACGGATGAAAAAGTAGAATTTTCAGAACCGCATCTATCCAGAAACCATACAGAAATTATGCTAAAGCAATTTGGCGTAGATTTAACTATAGAAAACCGAAAAATTACTCTTGGCAAAAACAGAGAACTTCACGGTAACTTTGAGATAGATGTGCCAGCGGATATCTCATCTTGCGCATTTGTTATGGTAATGTGCGCACTAAAGCCAAATTGCGAGGCGATTTTTTTTGACTGCTTGGTTAACCCTACACGCACTGGCATATTGAAAGTTTTTAGCGATATGGGCGTAAATTATGAAATATTAAATAAAAAAGCTATGTGTGGAGAAGAAGTTGCAGACATACTCGTTAGGTACTCACCAAACTTAAACCCATTTTATATTGATGGTGAAATTTTACCCACACTTATAGACGAGATACCAGCCCTGTCAATATTGGCTTTATTTGCAGGAAAGCCCAGTATTTTAAAGGATGCAAAAGAGCTTAGAGTCAAAGAAAGCGACCGCATTAAATCAATCGTTGAAAATTTAAAAAAGTTAGGTGTTAGTGTGGAAGAATATGAAGATGGTTTTAAAATACAACCTTCCAAAAAGCTTCAAAAAGCCTATATAGAAACTCACTTTGACCACAGAATTGCAATGAGTTTTTCTATATTAAAAGCACTAGGCTATAGCCTGGATCTATCAGAAACAAAATCACCCAATACATCTTATCCAAATTTTTTTGAGCATCTAAAGTATTTAGGGAGTTAA
- a CDS encoding KdsC family phosphatase, translated as MIKVIVMDVDGVLTDGRIIIDENGIEYKFFDVKDGHIFHIAQKFGIKIAFISGRYSKVTTLRAKELNVELCIQNQLNKLQALNYIKEYYNVDYSEVAYAGDDIIDIEPMKKCAFSASPKDAHIKVKMAANFISSKDGGRGAIREIVEKILELNNVKIF; from the coding sequence GTGATTAAAGTCATTGTAATGGACGTTGATGGCGTTTTAACAGACGGACGCATCATTATCGATGAAAACGGCATAGAGTATAAATTTTTTGATGTAAAAGATGGGCACATTTTTCACATAGCACAAAAATTTGGCATTAAGATTGCGTTTATTTCTGGTAGATACTCCAAAGTTACAACACTTAGAGCCAAAGAACTAAATGTAGAACTTTGCATACAAAATCAATTAAACAAGCTACAAGCGCTTAATTATATAAAAGAATATTACAATGTAGATTACAGTGAGGTTGCCTACGCCGGTGATGATATCATAGATATTGAGCCTATGAAAAAGTGTGCATTTAGCGCAAGCCCAAAAGATGCTCACATAAAAGTTAAAATGGCTGCTAATTTTATCTCAAGCAAAGATGGTGGCAGAGGTGCTATTAGAGAAATAGTTGAAAAAATTTTGGAACTTAATAATGTTAAAATTTTTTAG